One window from the genome of Penaeus monodon isolate SGIC_2016 chromosome 2, NSTDA_Pmon_1, whole genome shotgun sequence encodes:
- the LOC119583918 gene encoding transmembrane 9 superfamily member 4-like, which yields MWRGTLLVAVWAWAGVARGFYVPGVAPVEFKRNAPVEVKAVKMTSSQTQLPYEYYSLQFCRPKNGTIYKSENLGEVLRGDRIVNTPYEVYMDQPTQCQLLCHDLGSPIRWTEQEAREVADRIRHEYYVHLLVDNLPCATKFVMMDTQEQVYERGYKLGFVQDDKVYINNHLRLVLSYHTDDDVNFRVVRFEVEASSVDLSEIGGTVDQCSFPVKHKPQEVKLTGTNNLLFTYAVEWQRSDVRWASRWDIYLQMTDVQIHWFSIVNSLVVVFFLSGILTMIMIRTLRRDIARYNADESLEETLEESGWKLVHGDVFRPPRYPKLFTALVGSGVQIFCMALITIVLAMLGMLSPASRGALMTAGILLYVFMGLIAGYMAGRLYRTLRGQQWKSAAFWTATLFPAFVFSTCFFLNFFIWGKHSSGAVPFTTMMALFSLWICVSVPLTFIGYYFGFRKQPYEHPVRTNQIPRQVPEQVWYMHPVLCLLMAGVLPFGAMFIELFFILSAIWENQFYYLFGFLFLVFVILVISCGQISVVMVYFQLCGEDYHWWWRSLITSGGSAVYVAAYSIFYLSTKLEITEFVPLLLYFGYTAIMVVTFWLLTGTIGFYAAYLFIRKIYGAVKID from the exons ATGTGGAGAGGCACGTTGCTAGTGgcggtgtgggcgtgggcgggggtggCGAGGGGCTTCTACGTGCCCGGCGTGGCGCCCGTGGAGTTCAAGAGGAATGCCCCCGTGGAGGTGAAGGCTGTCAAGATGACGAGCTCGCAGACGCAGCTGCCCTATGAGTACTACTCCCTGCAGTTCTGCCGGCCCAAGAACGGCACGATCTACAAGTCTGAGAACCTGGGCGAGGTCCTGCGGGGCGACAGGATCGTGAACACGCCCTACGAGGTGTACATGGACCAGCCCACCCAGTGCCAGCTCCTGTGCCACGACCTGGGCAGCCCCATCCGCTGGACCGAGCAGGAGGCCAGGGAGGTCGCCGACAGGATCCGCCACGAGTACTACGTGCACCTGCTGGTCGACAACCTGCCCTGTGCCACCAAGTTCGTCATGATGGATACCCAGGAGCAGGTGTACGAGCGGGGGTATAAGCTGGGCTTCGTGCAGGACGACAAGGTGTACATCAACAACCACCTGCGACTCGTCCTCTCCTACCACACGGATGATGATGTGAACTTCCGCGTGGTGCGCTTCGAGGTGGAGGCGTCCAGTGTGGATCTCTCGGAAATTGGG gGCACTGTGGACCAGTGTTCCTTCCCGGTGAAGCACAAGCCACAAGAAGTGAAGCTCACGGGCACGAACAACCTCCTCTTTACGTATGCCGTGGAGTGGCAGCGTTCGGACGTGAGATGGGCATCCCGCTGGGACATCTACTTACAGATGACAGACGTACAGATCCATTGGTTCTCTATTGTCAACTCGCTGGTTGTGGTGTTCTTCCTCTCGGGTATCCTCACCATGATCATGATCAGGACTCTGCGGCGAGATATTGCCAG ATACAATGCTGACGAGAGTTTAGAAGAGACCTTGGAAGAATCTGGCTGGAAGCTTGTCCACGGAGATGTATTCCGACCTCCGCGCTATCCCAAGCTCTTCACAGCCCTGGTGGGATCTGGTGTTCAAATCTTCTGCATGGCCCTCATCACAATTGTGCTGGCCATGTTAGGTATGCTCTCCCCAGCCTCTCGTGGTGCTCTAATGACCGCAGGGATTTTGCTCTATGTTTTCATGGGTCTCATTGCTGGGTACATGGCCGGTCGCCTCTACAGGACATTGCGTGGCCAGCAGTGGAAGTCTGCTGCCTTCTGGACAGCTACACTCTTCCCTGCTTTTGTCTTCTCCACTTGCTTCTTCCTAAACTTCTTCATCTGGGGAAAGCATTCGAGTGGTGCTGTCCCATTCACGACCATGATGGCCCTGTTCTCCCTGTGGATCTGTGTGTCGGTGCCTCTGACCTTCATTGGCTATTACTTTGGATTCCGCAAGCAGCCGTATGAACACCCTGTGCGGACCAACCAGATCCCGCGACAGGTACCGGAGCAGGTATGGTACATGCACCCTGTCCTATGCCTCCTCATGGCAGGAGTCTTGCCTTTTGGGGCTATGTTTATAGAGCTGTTCTTCATCTTGTCTGCCATCTGGGAAAACCAGTTTTATTATCTCTTTGGCTTCCTGTTCCTTGTGTTTGTCATCTTGGTTATCTCCTGTGGTCAAATTAGTGTGGTAATGGTCTACTTCCAGTTATGTGGTGAAGACTATCACTGGTGGTGGCGCAGCTTGATCACTTCAGGTGGCTCTGCAGTCTATGTGGCAGCATACTCGATCTTTTACTTGAGCACAAAGCTTGAGATTACAGAGTTTGTTCCACTTCTATTATACTTTGGTTACACAGCCATTATGGTGGTGACTTTCTGGCTGTTAACTGGTACTATTGGCTTTTATGCTGCTTACCTGTTTATTAGGAAGATATACGGTGCTGTGAAAATAGATTAA